One genomic window of Leptolyngbyaceae cyanobacterium includes the following:
- the pheS gene encoding phenylalanine--tRNA ligase subunit alpha translates to MEWPFQNISMTNQTIDLEAQLTALKQDGQKAIASAQTLPLLEELRVSYLGKKGQLSQILGGLGKLSPDERPRIGALANEVKETLQTALENQRKALQAAEIEARLTAETLDVTMPAVYRPQGRVHPLNSTIDRAMDIFVGLGYTIATGPEMETDYYNFEALNFLPDHPARDMQDTIYLPDGNLLRTHTSNIQIHYMEENDPPLRILAPGRCYRRDTVDATHAAVFHQIEFFAVDENLTFTDLKGTIKTFLQQMFGEEMPIRFRASYFPFTEPSAEVDMQWKGKWLEIMGCGMIDPNVLKSVGYDPEVYTGFAAGFGVERVAMVLHQIDDIRRLYSSDLRFLRQF, encoded by the coding sequence ATGGAATGGCCGTTCCAAAATATTAGTATGACCAATCAGACGATCGATCTAGAGGCACAACTGACAGCACTGAAACAAGATGGGCAGAAAGCGATCGCATCTGCCCAAACATTGCCTCTTTTAGAAGAACTAAGAGTATCTTATCTGGGGAAGAAGGGTCAACTGTCCCAGATTTTGGGCGGTTTGGGTAAATTGTCCCCAGATGAACGTCCTCGGATTGGCGCATTAGCAAATGAAGTTAAGGAAACGCTGCAAACAGCCCTGGAAAACCAGCGCAAAGCTTTACAAGCTGCGGAAATTGAAGCCCGTTTAACCGCAGAAACTCTCGATGTCACCATGCCTGCGGTGTACCGACCCCAAGGACGAGTGCATCCGTTGAACAGTACGATCGATCGGGCGATGGATATCTTCGTTGGTTTGGGATATACGATCGCCACTGGCCCGGAAATGGAAACCGACTACTATAATTTTGAAGCGCTGAATTTCCTGCCAGACCACCCAGCCCGCGATATGCAGGACACCATCTACCTGCCAGATGGTAACTTACTGCGAACCCACACTTCCAACATTCAAATTCACTACATGGAAGAAAATGACCCGCCTTTGCGGATACTTGCACCAGGGCGGTGTTATCGACGGGATACGGTAGATGCTACCCACGCCGCAGTGTTCCATCAAATTGAGTTTTTCGCCGTTGATGAAAATCTCACTTTTACGGATTTAAAAGGTACGATTAAAACCTTTTTGCAGCAAATGTTCGGCGAAGAAATGCCGATTCGTTTTCGCGCCAGTTATTTCCCCTTCACCGAACCTTCCGCAGAAGTTGATATGCAGTGGAAAGGCAAATGGCTGGAAATCATGGGTTGCGGCATGATCGATCCTAACGTGCTCAAATCTGTGGGTTATGACCCGGAAGTTTACACAGGGTTTGCTGCTGGCTTTGGCGTAGAACGAGTCGCAATGGTACTGCATCAAATCGATGATATTCGCCGTTTATACAGTAGCGATTTGCGCTTTTTGCGGCAGTTTTAA